Genomic window (Bacillota bacterium):
GCAAATTTGGAGTAAGACTTAGGGCAAGTGCTCCTTCGATCCACATGATGATGGCAGAAATCCAAACCGAGGTATCTCCCATTGTCGGAAGCGAGAAGCAATCAGAAGATCTGGTTAAATATATCCTTTCCGAATTTGAGGAAAATCCGACGAAAATTTGGGAATCCAATATTTTTGGCAAATCCCTTCATGAGCTTGTTAATGAAGGACTGCACAGTAAGCTTTCAAAAATGCCAGATGATGCACGCTATAAACTGCGCAGCACACTTGAACGCATTATTAACGAGGGAAGCGGAAGTCTTATCTGCATAATTCTCTAAAGCGTTAGAGCCATAGCACTCATTTTGCTTTCAGGGCGCGGAGCAATTCCGCGCTCTTTAATTTTTAAAAATATATTGTTTAAGTGTTTTTTTAATGTTACAATGTCGGAAGAATGTTTATAAGGGAAATACTTTAGAGAGTTTAAAAGTATAGAGAGATTGAAATTTAGAAGGAGCTAAAAATGCAGTATACAACTTTTGAAAATATAGGGCTAAAAGTTTCAAGATTCGGACTTGGAACAATGCGTCTGCCTATATTGCCGGAAGCTGGCGGGGACGCCAATAGTGAAAAAATAGATAAAGAAAAAGCGATCGCAATGATACGTTATGCGGCGGATAACGGGGTGAACTATTTTGATACCGCACATATGTATCATAATCATGCAAGCAAATATTTACTTGGGGAAGCATTAACTGGCGGATATAGAAAACGTGTCAATGTCGCATCAAAGATTCCGGCATATGCAATCAACTCTTATGATGATTTTGATAAACTCTGGAACGAACACCTTACAGCGCTTCAGAGCGATTGTATAGAGTTTTGCCTTTTGCATTCACTGACCCGCGGCAACTGGGATAAGATGAAAGAGCTTGGCGCCGTGAAATATCTTAAAGAAGCAATGGCACAGGGGAAAATAAAATATCCCGCGTTTTCATTCCATGGCGACATCGACACTTTTAAAGAGATAATAGACAGTTTCGACTGGTGTATGTGCCAGATACAGCTCAATATCATCGACACTGATATACAAGCAGGGATTGAGGGATTAGAGTATGCGGGGAAAAAAGGCATACCTGTCACGATTATGGAGCCGCTTAAAGGCGGCAAGCTTTCTATAAACGTGCCTGATGATATAAAGGCCCTTTATAATACGTATCCGGTCAAACGTTCACCTCAGGAATGGGCATTCCGCTGGCTTGCTTCACTGCCGTATATTAAACTTATCTTAAGCGGTTCAAGCAGTATGCAGCAGCTTCAGGATACAATGGAGATTTTCAGCAAGCCTGATTTTGGCAGGATGTGCGATGAGGAATATGCCTTAGTTGCGAAAGTTAAAGATGCTTATCTTGCAAAGACAAAGGTAGGATGCACCGGATGCGGATACTGTGTTCCGTGCCCTGCAGGTGTTGCTATCCCGAATATTTTTAAGATGTACAATGATGCATTTATTTATGATAACCTCGATGCCCATGCAAGGCATTATTCCGATTATGTAAATAGCGGAAAGTCCGCTGATAGCTGTGCCGAATGTGGAAGATGTGAGGGCTTGTGTCCACAGGGGATACCAATTATACAAAAACTTAAAGAGGCACACAGGGTGCTCGCAAAATAATGCGTTAACGGGCTTTTATAACTCTATTTTGTGTAAAAAAGATAGGGGAACAAAGAAGTTAAATACAGCATTGACAAAAAATAAAAGCTAAAAAGATGTTATTGTGGTTGACATTAATGTTTTTTTCTTTTATAATTATCAATGCTGTATTTGCTGTTATAGCTCAGTCGGCAGAGCACTTCCTTGGTAAGGAAGAGGTCACGCGTTCGAATCGCGTTAACAGCTCCAATATTCAAAAAACCCGCATGGAATTCCATGCGGGTTTTTTATATGCCTAAGTGTAATTTCTATTTACTATTGCAATGATATATACTGTATATAAAAATCACCGTTCTTTAATGGTATTTCTTTAAACGTAAGCGTCCTAGTTTTATATGGCATAACTTCTCCACGAGGATTTT
Coding sequences:
- a CDS encoding aldo/keto reductase; amino-acid sequence: MQYTTFENIGLKVSRFGLGTMRLPILPEAGGDANSEKIDKEKAIAMIRYAADNGVNYFDTAHMYHNHASKYLLGEALTGGYRKRVNVASKIPAYAINSYDDFDKLWNEHLTALQSDCIEFCLLHSLTRGNWDKMKELGAVKYLKEAMAQGKIKYPAFSFHGDIDTFKEIIDSFDWCMCQIQLNIIDTDIQAGIEGLEYAGKKGIPVTIMEPLKGGKLSINVPDDIKALYNTYPVKRSPQEWAFRWLASLPYIKLILSGSSSMQQLQDTMEIFSKPDFGRMCDEEYALVAKVKDAYLAKTKVGCTGCGYCVPCPAGVAIPNIFKMYNDAFIYDNLDAHARHYSDYVNSGKSADSCAECGRCEGLCPQGIPIIQKLKEAHRVLAK